In Kitasatospora sp. NA04385, a single genomic region encodes these proteins:
- a CDS encoding NAD(P)H-binding protein, producing MIVVTGATGNVGRPLISLLAAAGEQVTAVSRREPAGGLPDGVTHVAADLADFAGLGPALKGADALFLLLAGELNGPGAPATELLDLARESGVRRVVLLSSQINGTRPQAPSHTRLREFELALRLSGLEYTVLRAGGFASNAYAWAEGVRGQRTVRAPFADVALPVVDPADLAAVAAAALREDGHHGQVYVLTGPEAITPRRQAAVLGEALGAEVAFVELSREQARAHLARFMPEEVLDGTLDILGEPLPEEQRVSPDVERVLGRPARGFAQWAREALPAFR from the coding sequence ATGATCGTTGTCACCGGGGCCACCGGGAACGTCGGCCGCCCGCTGATCTCCCTGCTCGCCGCAGCGGGCGAGCAGGTCACCGCGGTCTCCCGCCGGGAGCCGGCGGGCGGCCTCCCCGACGGCGTCACCCACGTCGCCGCGGACCTCGCCGACTTCGCCGGCCTCGGGCCCGCGCTGAAGGGCGCGGACGCGCTGTTCCTGCTGCTGGCCGGCGAGCTCAACGGCCCCGGCGCACCCGCCACCGAACTGCTGGACCTGGCCCGCGAGTCCGGCGTCCGGCGGGTCGTCCTGCTCTCCTCCCAGATCAACGGGACCAGGCCGCAGGCACCCTCGCACACCCGGCTGCGCGAGTTCGAACTCGCCCTGCGGCTCAGCGGGTTGGAGTACACCGTGCTGCGTGCCGGGGGGTTCGCCTCCAACGCGTACGCCTGGGCCGAGGGCGTCCGCGGGCAGCGCACCGTGCGCGCCCCGTTCGCGGACGTCGCACTGCCGGTCGTCGACCCGGCCGACCTGGCGGCGGTCGCCGCGGCCGCGCTCCGGGAGGACGGGCACCACGGGCAGGTGTACGTCCTCACCGGGCCCGAGGCGATCACGCCCCGCCGGCAGGCGGCCGTGCTCGGCGAGGCGCTCGGGGCGGAGGTCGCGTTCGTCGAGCTCAGCCGCGAGCAGGCCCGCGCGCACCTGGCCCGCTTCATGCCCGAGGAGGTCCTCGACGGCACGCTCGACATCCTGGGCGAGCCCCTCCCCGAGGAGCAGCGGGTCAGCCCGGACGTCGAGCGGGTCCTCGGCCGTCCGGCGCGGG